TGCTCACAGAATGTGGGCAACGTTCATTACTTTTGTAACACGTGTATTTATTATTATTCTCTACAAAAGGAGCATCTTCGGGAGAAATCGGATTTAAcccgtttttatttattttgttcgGGACGCAACCATCAGCACTTATCCGGTTTTGCCCAACAACGAGGGACCCTAGGTATAGGCCCAACCCTTATGTCACGCCCTCTTTATCAGGgctctttaaggaaataaaatgaaatgaaaataaaacctATACATGGCGGAGATAGCGATGTGCATCTCAAATATCAACGCTATCGTAGCTATTTCGCGATGTGTGCATGATCGAAGCGGTGATGTATACCATCTCTTTGCTTGTCGATTTCTTCCAAGGTAAGTGCCAGTACAACGGGACGGAAATATCACCATCTGAGCCGCTGAAACTGGAGCATCCCTGCGAGGAATGGAGTTGTGCCTTGGGAACGGAAGAAACCGGCGAACTCGAACAAGCAGGGTTCGTTTCTCACCTCGCACTCGTTTCGAATTTCTCTTACATCACTCAATGCAACTTCTTTAGAGGGTTAGGCAAATAAAGATACTTATCTCTCATTTGGTTTCGCTATTAGAGACAGAGAGTGGGAGAATATTATATTTGAATAATGGCCCTGGGACCTTTCGAGAAAGTTGGTAAGGCAGAGGCACCTTAGTGTGGATCACTTTCGAAGCTCCACATGCTAAGATCCATTGGAAACTGAGCGTCTGCTTGACTGCAGTCCACGGTTAGACCCAGTCCTCAAATGACGTACCCTCCGTAGGCCACTACGTTTCCCTGAATCTCTTGAGACTTTCGCATTTCCACACGAGGTGATGAACATTTGGGGTTATCTCCCTTAAGCATACATATCAGTTCGCCTGCGGAGGGGATTGCTTATGGTGGGAGTGTCATTGCATTGTCGTTACCACTGCCATAAGCTGATGATGGGAGCACTAACAACCAGGTTGCACTAGAAGTGGCGACATTGGCCGCCCAATGATGGCACGAGGTCATACAATGTGGGGCCAGTGTGACCCAATGTTGTATGTAACTTGTCACTTCTTCTGCAGTTGATGCTAATTATTCACATTAAGACACCTGTTTCAATCGCATACATGAACCAGCGTGATAATGAAAGGGCATGTATACTGAGCAGAAATTCCCAGAATAGTTCACTTTTCGAGAAATATGTGGCAAAGTGCGTTGAGGTTCCAGTTCACACTTGTAGGCACTCTCCAGAAAGCAAGTGCTGCAAAGTGTTACTAACAGCAATGCACTTAGCCACAGATTTTGAGGACATATTTCTCTAAACTGGTGCTAAGCAAAGGATTTCTGCTCGTGCCAAAGCACCATGGAATGAGGTGTTTGCCGAAGCACAGTGTCTCGTTACACTAGTAAACCCATCCTATTTGTGGCGGCATTGTTAAcattcttgcttttctttgcaGCTGTGGCGTCGTCCGTCCAGGTCCAGGTTGCCATACCGTCACAGGAACGGGCGTATATCCGGACTGCTGCGTCAAGGTTGTGTGCGACTGACTACACCGCACATAATAGTCTCTTGACAAAGGATAAGAGGTCTATAATGTCACCTGTGGCTTCGGTCCTTTCCTTTCGGTTAGAAGATTCTTAGCCAACCGCCAACTTCGTTACATGTTGTCATGTGTTTAGCATAGAGCCGCTTAATTTAGTTTGCATTTAAAGCTTAAGCTTTATTGACACAAAAATCGCAGTTACGTGCACCAAAGCTCCGACGGTGACGAAATACGATGTTTAAAGGAACAAGAGGAATTTCAATTGTACAAGTTATGGAAGGGAGGTCGGTATGAGCTAACCTAACCTGATAGGCTGTGCGCCGGGAAAGGGGTAAAAGAGGACGAAGGGGGGATGGGGGTTGATGATGCTGACAAAAAATCGGGCTGCGATGAATCCTTGTGAACACAGCAGCATACTTAAATCTGTCTTGAGCCGTCTTGAGCACAGTCTTGTGTCGTGGAGAGATTGGCACCATGGCTCGTACTGTTAGTCAAAAGTCGCCTGTGTTACTGCTCCTCTGTGTCTGCCCTTACTGTGTTACAATTCGTCAGTAGCGGCAAAATCAAACATACATGAAAATTAAACGAAAACAGGGCCAAAAAATAATGCCGTCGGTATAGTTACAGATGAGTGTTTGTAGTCATTCAGAAAACGAGTACGCATACTGAAGTATAAAGAAAAAATACTAATAAAGTATATGTGCCCGACTTTTGCGTGTTTCTTCCAAGTGCTTCGAGCAGCGCCACAGCGTTAACCACAAACTCATATAAGAGCTGCTGATCGTCGTGACTTTATAAATTGATAAGCttgataaaaagaaaaagaaagtatggTATATCTAATTTCTCAGTGCGTGTGGGTGACTCAGCTTGTGTGACTTATGCAAATGTGCTGAGCAAGTCGACCACTTCCTGAGTTTTGTCTTCGCTGCTGTGTCCTGTGCTTCCTTCTTTGAGAAAACACGAAAAAAATGCGATATATCATAGCCACAACTTTCCTCTCCGTTATACACCCCCTTATAATGCGCCGCTGGCTTCACAGCTGCTccttgatttaaaaaaaaaaaaaaaaaaaaaaaaaaaaacagccctaCCCCTGTCGAGAACATGGGGTGAGCGAAGCTtctcgtgtgtgtatctgaccttcgtggtgattttctttcttcctttctgtctctatttatatctcttttctctctctctctctctttctctctttctttttgtccttggtatgcgccattgagcttggagcctttctgcactaccgccaggatcggcccacttttcagcgtcacaacaccaccaccgccgacagtTGTCAgccagaaagcttcgcttaaaaccaAAGATTGAAGAAAGCCATTGCTGTGACAGCAGGCTGCTTCAGCAACAACCGCAAAGCGAATAATAAAGTAAACCGTCTGCACAGTCGATGTTGCTATAAAAAGCAGGGTGCATATCTACAGTCCAAACTGCATCACGCAAGGAGCATGCAAAGCCCTTCTCATCAAAACATTCGGAGAAAGTAGTCAAAGGCGGGCTTTAAAAGCTTAACTGCACCGAATACTTAAATCCAGCATTGAAAGAAAATATCAGCTACTCCAAGGCTCAGCTCGACATCTTGCAACGTATGCAGGCGGCGCCATTGCTTTTCAACCACCAACCGCTGCGTCCACGCAGAAACATGTGTGTTTTCGTGAGAAGCAGTTGGCAGACTAGCTTCTACATCATTGCGTATTTCTGAGGAGAAAAGATTAGAGCTTCATAAATATCTATATATAATGGCGGGAACTCTCAACTGAGGCTAAATTTGTATTTGTTTACACGTGACACCCTGTTGCCTAACGGCAAGTACACTCTCCGTCTCCGTTTGGTCAAGATATGTCATTGTGCTTCATAACTCAACCGGCGGTTTGCTCGTTAAGGAGGCAGTGCCCCTCTATTTTGTTGACCCAGAGAGGCCTTGACGTTCGCACGTGTCTTCTGAGGTGACAACGCGTGTATCTGCAACGTCGACGCAAAGGAATCAAGCAAAACTGTTGACATGGACACCATATCGTGCCGCGTCCTTTACAAAATATCAAGCTTCTCGAGTGTTGTCGAGCCGATATCTTAGACGTATAAGTAGGGCACTCGAGGAGTACAGACTCACTATGCAGTTAGACAGCATCGAATCAGCATCATGCGCCTAAAAATTCTTGTTGCCATAGCGGTCATCTTCGGCTCCGAGTGGCATTTTTCTGAAGGGTACGTCCCGACAGAGTTGTTTCCTTTAAAAGATGGtgagtattgtttttttttttaagcgaaactttctttggaTTCTTGGGTTTGGCGTTCGTCATCGTGTCCTCGCTGGATATATTTGTGAACTTGGGGTCAGTGTACATGTGCTGGACAAGTAGACAACTTTGGCCACTGGGTATCTGGCCGAACAGACAACTTGTTGCTGGCTGTTGCCTGGCCTTGTCGACAACCTTGGTGACTGCTTATTGCCCCGTCTAGGCCAATCCCCAATAAAAGATGTATCAGTGTCACacaaaggatcatcatcatcatcagcctttatttatatccactgcagacgaaggcctcttcctgcgatctccaattacccctcttgcgctagctgactccaacttgcgcctgtaaattttctaatttcatcaccccacctagtgttctgccgtcctcgactgcgcttcccttctcttggtatccattctgtaagtctaatggtccaccggttatccatccggcCTTGCATGGcttgctcagctccattttttttctcttaatgtcaattagaatatcagctattcccgtttgctctctgatccacatcgctatCTTCCTTTTTCTtagcgttacgcctaacatttttcgtcccatggctctttgtgcggtcctaacttgttctcgagcttctttattaacctccaagtttctgccccatatgttagcaccggtagaatgcaatgattgtacagttttcttttcaacgacagtggtaagctgccagtcaggatttggaaatgtctgccgtatgcactccaacccaattttattcttctgtaaatttccttctcatgatcagggtcccctgtgagtaattgacctagataaacgtactcctttacaaactctagaggctgactggcggttctgaattattgttcccttgccaggctatttaacattatctttgtcttttgcatatttatcttcaaccccacttttgcaacttctcggttaaggtcctcaatcgtgtgttgtaattcgtccccattgttgctgaatagggcaatgtcatctgcaaaccgatggctgctgagatattcgccgttgatccccattcctaagccttcccagtctaagaacttgaataatTCTTCTAGGAATGCAGTGAGTAGGATTGGAGTGATTGTCTCTCCTTacctaacccctttcttgataggtaactttctacttttcttgtggagaagcaaggtagctgtggattccttgtagatatttgccaacatattcacgtatgcctcctgtactccttgattacgcaatgcctctatgactgctggtatctctactgaatcaaatgccttctcataatctatgaaagccatatagagaggttgattgtacttctcagatttctcgattaccagattaatgacatggatatcgttcatcgtagaatatcccttcctgaagccagcccgttctcttggttgactgaagtctaGTGTGGCcgtgattctattagaaattatcttgttgaatattttatacaatactgaaagcaagctaatgggtctataattcttcaattcttgaaCGTCTCCCTCCTTGTGGATTAGCATAATGTTCtttggtacatttgaagtcgtgaggcactgcatataaagggccgcaagcttttcaagcatgatgtctcctccatctttgattaaatggacttattccatcttctcctgcaaCTTTTCCTGTGgtgatgtcttgcaaggcccttcaaACTTAATCGCTAGTTATAAAAGGCGTCTCTGTATCctattcatcactacttcgaatgaaaggtTACGGAGCTTACATCACTACACAAAGGATACGGAGCTTTAAATGGCCACTACGACATTGGGCAAGTGCAACTGAGCACGTGCTTAATTTTGCCAAATCGACGAGAATGGATGTGCCATTGTGATACAAGTGGTAGGACGACTCAAATGTATCAAAGCGAAGCATCATTGGCCTCTTCGCCGGGGTTTAGCGTTCGTCGCCGTTTCCTCGCCTAGTAGGTCATGTGATCATTGAGAATAGCTGCGCCGTACGGGCGCATTGTTAGTGTGGATTTAGTATTGGACGCATGTGATGGGACCGGAGCGCATTATAACTGCCGAGGAAGCAAAAGCCAAGAAGAGACGTTTCACTGAACAGGCACGTAAGCGTTATGCCGTGAAATGCGAAGGCATACTTCGGCGCATATGAATATTGCAGATCCAGCGCATGTGTTTGAGTGCGTGAGAACTTCACAGAGGTCACCCGCGCACTCATTTTATAAGCATGTGCACCAACGTAAGTGTGAGCATGGATAAATTTGACCAAAACGTTACAAAAATATTTGCCTGCCATAGATTCGAAAATGTGCAATAAAtctgcaaatatttttttttcatttcaagtTATTTACAGCACACTGTAAAGTCAAGTGCGCTGTATTATAGGAAATTTCGTAGTTCCGGTCCGTGAGAGAATGAGCGTCACTCGGATGAGCCGAAAAATCGAGTGAAGAATAGTTTATATGTCGCCAAGAAATATTAACCTTCGTGATGTTTATCTAATTACTTGTAAGATGTATTTATATGCTCTATATGGTTTAAGCAAAATACTATGGAAATAAGGAAGGAAatagtggagaaggaaaggcagggaggttaaccagttttgtacaaccggtttgctaccctacacttgggagcgggatgggggagaatgaaacatggggaggagagagagagagagagcacatagcacagcacacacatcgtcagtcacagttcgtcactcttgcgtggtacgtgacatcactgtcacagccgcttgtccaagcccgtttgtttcaaaaacctaagtagtccttTCGTCGCCTCCAGCTGTGATgacttctgtcgacgacatgtgagaatcgtttcaactgacattggtctaatgtcaaggtgcgctagaacggacgccagggactgtctctgaacattatattcaggacagtcgcataaaatgtgttctagcgtctcctcgcaaagacaggcattgcaaagagcgttgtcggctaTTCCattgagaaatgaataagatttcgtgaatgccacccctagccataagcgataaagcagagtggcctctcttcggcggagtccagttggcatacagaggtGCATCAAAAAGGGCAGGTGGTATtggacgattgctccggttggtctggctgcttggtgtgcaccataaagagagcgtgatctcctgtgcaagcactcgaagtctgcttgctgcgtcggaccgtgaaagTGGTATGGCCTTTTCCTGTGTGTCTTCAAGAGCTGctcgagcggcattatcggcgtcttcgtttcCTATGACACCGCAGCGACTTGGCAGctactgaaacgtcacgtggtgtcctttctcatgtgatgtatggagtaggtatctaatatcgaatacgagctgttcgtatggcccgcaacgcagagctgatagcacagattggagggctgcctttgagtcacttaagattgaccattgtcgaggtggttcccgattgactaaACAAAGCGCAGCGcgcagagcagctagttccgcagttgtcgatgtcgttgggtagCCAGTCCAAAAGCTGTTGGTAATAGCTCtagctgggacaaccacagcaccggacgaacactggaggtttgtggaaccatcagtataaatatgtacactgtccgcatacctctcgtgcaaaagaagcagagacagttgatTCAGCACAGgcgacgacagctcagatttttttctgattcctggcacactgagatgtactgtgaggctaataagacaccaagggagTATCGATGGTTTAGGATGCAGTaatgaagcccgagggaagtttgtcgttggaCTTGACGATAGtattagagaacgatgcttggctccTGTCTGAAGGTAGCGTTGCAaagtggtgatagggggcacgtgcaaaatgtctgacgTGCGTTCTCAGGACTTCCACCGTATATGAGTTTGCATTGGATGGTTCCGAGccatcgcaatagttgcctctgttgacgtgcatatGGGCAAACCAAGgtaaactctgagtgcttgagcttatgctgcctgcagaacacgaatatttgtcttgcaagtgtgcTCAGTACAAGTAGACTACATCTTAGAAActgagaaagagagctctgtagagtttcagcattgcgtctactgacatcccccacgtctttcctgccaagtatttaaacaactaggaagttgctgtcaggcgctgtttcatgtaggctacgtgcgggctccaacagaggtctcagtcaatgattacgccaagaaacctgtgggttctgacataggaaatagTACGCCCATTGACTTGAGTTGACATGAGGTCTTATTgctttgcgagtaaatgccactagtgcgcatttttctggtgatatgctgagaccttgtttacacaagtagctccctgtcaaagttgctgctctttcaagccgcgcacgtatctgaagACGTGTGaatgccgaagtccagacacggATATCGTCTGCGCATATTGAAATCTTAATGGTAGTTGGCAAGTTTTCAGCAAGTCCAacaagagcgaggttgaatagcgtcgggctgagagcaccgccttgaggaacgcccctgctggtatagcgtcgcgtagctgggc
This region of Dermacentor silvarum isolate Dsil-2018 chromosome 5, BIME_Dsil_1.4, whole genome shotgun sequence genomic DNA includes:
- the LOC119452949 gene encoding U-scoloptoxin(16)-Er9a, with amino-acid sequence MRLHIVVAIAVIFVSEWHRSEGYLGRAQVPIKDGKCQYNGTEISPSEPLKLEHPCEEWSCALGTEETGELEQAGCGVVRPGPGCHTVTGTGVYPDCCVKVVCD